AGCACGTCGTAGAGCGGCACGTCGTGATTGCCCGGAACGGCAAGCACCTCGTGCCCCGCATCGCGCAGCCGCTCGAGGAACTGGCCCGCGCGCTGGAATTGCTCGGTCCGTGCGCGCTGGGTGAAGTCGCCGCTGATGATGACGAGGTCGGGCCTGGCGGCGTCGACCTCCTGCTCGACAGCACGGACGATCTCCTCGTCGTGCGCGCCGAAATGAAGGTCGGAAAGTTGTACGAGACTGGCCATGGCGCATCAAACCGCCGTCGACGCGAACAAGTTTCAGCCTTCTTGCCTTTCATTCGGCGGGCCGCGCAGTCTACGGGTGGGACGGTAATCACGTTCGGGACGACGGCTGACCCATGGATCGTACCACTGCCAACACCGGAACCCGCGACATCTCGGATCGCCTGCGCTTCGACGAGGCGCGGCTCGCCGAATGGATGGAAGCCCATGTCGCGGGCTTCGCCGGCCCGCTGTCGGTCAGCCAGTTCAAGGGCGGGCAGTCGAACCCGACCTACAAGCTCGACACGCCGACCGCCGCTTATGTCCTGCGGCGCAAGCCGCCCGGCAAGACGCTGCCCGGCGCGCATGCGGTCGAGCGCGAATATAAGGTGATGGCGGCGCTCGGACGCCAAGGCTTCCCTGTCCCGCGGGTCCATGCCTTGTGCGAGGACGAGGGCGTCATTGGCACCGCCTTCTTCGTCATGGACATGGTGCCGGGACGGATCGTCTGGGAAGCGCAGTTCCCCGACGTCGAGCGGTCGCGCCGCGCAGCGCATTTCGACGCGATGAACGCGACCATCGCGCAATTGCACAGCTTCGAGCCGGCGGCGATCGGTCTCGGCGACTATGGCAAGGCGGGCGGATTCGTCGAGCGGCAGGTCGCGCGCTGGTCGAAGCAATATCTCGCCGACACCGATGCCGGCCGGGTCGAGGACATGGACCGGCTCGTCGACTGGCTCGGCAAGCACCTCCCCGCCGACAAGGGCGACAGCCGGGTCGTCCACGGCGACTATCGCTGCGACAACATGATCTTCGATGCCGCCGCCCCGCAGGTCCGAGCGGTGCTCGACTGGGAGTTGTCGACACTCGGCGACCCCGAGAGCGACTTCGTCTACCATTGCATGATGTACCGGATGCCGTCGGGCATCTTCACCGGCCTCGCCGGACTCGACCTCGCGGCGCTCGGAATCCCGAGCGAAGAGGAATATGTCGCGGCCTACTGCCGCCGCACGGGCCGCGCGGGCATTCCGGCCTACGATTACCTGATGGTGTTCAACCTGTTCCGGCTGGCCGCGATCATCCACGGCATCAAGGGCCGTCTCGCCCGCGGCAATGCGTCGAGTGCGCATGCCGCCGAAAGCGCGAAGGCGCTCGAACCGCTCGCCGCCATGGCCTGGGCGCAGGCGGAAAGGGCGAGGCTCTAGGCCCCGCCCTCCCCTTCCTCAGTTGATCGGGAAACCGCGCCGCTTGAGCAGCGCTGTCACATCGGGGTCGCGCCCGCGGAACTGGCGATAGGCCTCGGCCCGGTCGGTCTCGTTGCCGGTCTGCAGGAGGATCGTCCGGAAGCGCTCGGCGACGGTCTTGTTGAATGGGTCGCCGGTTTCCTGGAACGCCGCCCAGGTGTCGGCGTCCATCGTCTCGGACCAGAGGTAGCTGTAATAGCCCGCCGAATAGGCGTCCGAGCTGAACAGGTGCCCAAACTGCGGCAGGCGGTGGCGCATCACCATCTCGCGCGGCATCTTGAGCTCGGCCAGCGTGGTGCGTTCAAACGCGTCGGGATCGACCTCGCCGCCCGGCAGCAGGTGAAGCTTCATGTCGACCAGCGCCGAGGACAGATATTCGACCGTCGCGAAGCCCTGCCCGAAGGTCGAGGCCTTCTCGATCTTGTCGACCAGCGCCTGAGGCATCGGCTGGCCGGTCTTGTAATGCTTGGCGAAGCGGTCGAGCACCGGCCGGGTCAGCAGCCAATTCTCGTTCACCTGGCTGGGATATTCGACGAAGTCGCGCTGCGCTCCGCCG
This genomic window from Sphingomonas rosea contains:
- a CDS encoding phosphotransferase family protein, translating into MDRTTANTGTRDISDRLRFDEARLAEWMEAHVAGFAGPLSVSQFKGGQSNPTYKLDTPTAAYVLRRKPPGKTLPGAHAVEREYKVMAALGRQGFPVPRVHALCEDEGVIGTAFFVMDMVPGRIVWEAQFPDVERSRRAAHFDAMNATIAQLHSFEPAAIGLGDYGKAGGFVERQVARWSKQYLADTDAGRVEDMDRLVDWLGKHLPADKGDSRVVHGDYRCDNMIFDAAAPQVRAVLDWELSTLGDPESDFVYHCMMYRMPSGIFTGLAGLDLAALGIPSEEEYVAAYCRRTGRAGIPAYDYLMVFNLFRLAAIIHGIKGRLARGNASSAHAAESAKALEPLAAMAWAQAERARL